One region of Termitidicoccus mucosus genomic DNA includes:
- the rrtA gene encoding rhombosortase, which translates to MLPPLKSLLAPRMLPWFFLPGGVLSLLIQAQPDWARALVYHRDAIVGGEWWRLWTGNFTHFGWWHFAADTGLYMLIGWALEYRYRWFITLSGLVLMPFAVTLTVFFFDPEMTRYAGLSGINVGFLILLALLGWQASWKDWFWPALLGIHVLELILEINQGHYGGAMIAFDEPGIRIATLAHVGGGAFGILMWISINLLKTQALRPHAVAANAAGKAR; encoded by the coding sequence ATGCTTCCTCCGCTCAAGTCGCTCCTTGCCCCGCGCATGCTGCCGTGGTTTTTCCTGCCCGGCGGGGTGCTCTCGCTGCTTATCCAGGCCCAGCCGGACTGGGCGCGGGCGCTGGTGTATCACCGCGATGCCATCGTCGGCGGCGAATGGTGGCGGCTCTGGACGGGAAACTTCACGCACTTCGGCTGGTGGCACTTCGCCGCCGACACCGGCCTCTACATGCTCATCGGCTGGGCGCTCGAATACCGCTACCGTTGGTTCATCACCCTGAGCGGACTCGTGCTGATGCCCTTTGCCGTCACGCTCACGGTTTTCTTTTTCGATCCCGAAATGACGCGCTACGCCGGCCTGTCCGGCATCAATGTCGGTTTTCTCATCCTGCTCGCGCTGCTCGGCTGGCAGGCGTCGTGGAAAGATTGGTTCTGGCCCGCGCTGCTCGGCATCCACGTGCTGGAATTGATCCTGGAAATCAACCAGGGGCACTACGGCGGGGCCATGATCGCGTTTGACGAGCCGGGCATCCGCATCGCCACGCTTGCGCATGTCGGAGGGGGCGCCTTCGGCATCCTCATGTGGATCTCCATCAACCTGCTCAAAACCCAGGCGCTCCGTCCGCATGCCGTCGCGGCGAACGCGGCGGGAAAAGCTAGGTAG
- a CDS encoding PLP-dependent aminotransferase family protein produces MKSGPELLRSTIAYSALGQRADPPIIARLMAMALETPGLLSLAAGFTDNATLPADFIRSALETLAARAGEPEHLQYGTNQGRAGLRRALAERVAAMDAALAPPGEAAAVPDAAALEAAAFVTNGSQQALYLAMQVLCEPGDIVLVDRPSYFVYLEMLRGLGARARSLPLGEDGRLDEIALGRMLDALSASGEAARVKAVYFVSYFSNPSGRSLDEDEKNTLAHALLSRGLAVPVVEDAAYRELYFDSEYKARGVLSLPAWEAFPKLYTATLTKPFATGLKTGFGICSDREWLEKMLHVKGHHDFGSANFNQAVLEHALAAGDYDRQLARIRPVYAQKMGVLHGTLADEGLASLGWKWRAPSGGLYLWLEAPRGLDTGAGSKFCHACIGAGVLYVPGDLCFGDDAPGNFIRLSYGVLGEGDLAEAARRFAGVARAFRA; encoded by the coding sequence ATGAAATCCGGGCCCGAATTACTTCGCTCCACCATCGCGTATTCCGCACTCGGCCAACGCGCGGATCCTCCGATCATCGCGCGGCTCATGGCCATGGCGCTGGAGACGCCGGGCCTGCTTTCGCTCGCGGCGGGATTCACGGACAACGCCACGCTGCCCGCCGACTTCATCCGCTCGGCGCTGGAGACGCTCGCGGCGCGGGCGGGCGAGCCGGAGCACCTGCAATACGGCACCAACCAGGGCCGCGCCGGACTCCGTCGCGCGCTGGCGGAACGCGTCGCCGCGATGGACGCCGCGCTCGCCCCGCCCGGCGAGGCCGCCGCCGTCCCGGATGCGGCGGCGCTGGAGGCTGCCGCGTTTGTGACCAACGGCTCGCAGCAGGCGCTTTATCTCGCCATGCAGGTGCTCTGCGAGCCGGGCGACATCGTGCTGGTGGACCGGCCGAGTTATTTTGTTTATTTGGAAATGCTGCGCGGGCTCGGCGCGCGCGCCCGTTCGCTGCCGCTCGGCGAGGATGGGCGCCTCGACGAGATCGCGCTGGGGCGGATGCTCGACGCGCTCTCCGCGAGCGGCGAGGCGGCGCGTGTGAAGGCGGTTTATTTCGTGAGTTATTTCTCCAATCCCTCCGGCCGTTCGCTTGACGAGGACGAGAAAAACACCCTCGCCCATGCGCTTTTGTCGCGCGGCCTGGCGGTGCCGGTGGTGGAGGACGCGGCCTACCGCGAGTTGTATTTCGATTCCGAATACAAGGCGCGCGGCGTGCTCTCGCTGCCCGCGTGGGAGGCGTTTCCCAAGCTCTACACCGCGACGCTCACCAAGCCCTTCGCGACCGGCCTGAAGACCGGCTTCGGCATCTGCTCCGACCGGGAGTGGCTGGAAAAGATGCTGCACGTGAAGGGTCATCACGACTTCGGCTCGGCCAATTTCAACCAGGCGGTGCTCGAACACGCGCTGGCCGCCGGCGACTACGACCGCCAACTCGCGCGCATCCGGCCGGTCTATGCCCAAAAGATGGGCGTGCTGCACGGCACGCTCGCGGACGAGGGGCTGGCCTCGCTCGGCTGGAAATGGCGCGCGCCGTCCGGCGGACTTTACCTCTGGCTGGAGGCGCCGCGCGGGCTCGACACCGGGGCCGGTTCGAAATTCTGCCATGCGTGCATCGGGGCGGGCGTGCTTTACGTGCCGGGCGATTTGTGCTTCGGCGACGACGCGCCGGGAAACTTCATCCGCCTGAGCTATGGCGTGCTCGGCGAAGGCGACCTCGCCGAGGCCGCGCGGCGCTTCGCCGGCGTGGCGCGGGCGTTTCGTGCGTGA
- a CDS encoding Ppx/GppA phosphatase family protein: protein MSLVTIIDIGSNSIKNLVASRERPGAPVAALKMRTIEARISAGISQAAPSLTEEGMARGLEAVQNLLADSVGLPPHPVVLVATSAVRDAANGDEFRRRVREATGHTVRLLSGQEEAALIGRGLLSDPVLSGLRDFHVFDLGGGSLECLAFAGREIRHAASLQLGCVRLTERCIPDPAAPILRDALIRVAGITREVFAKSGFPAALPDGATAVGTGGTLTTARAILGALENKALPDTSPRLPVERLRALLLDLASQTLAERRRVPAMPPGRADVFPAALMTLVTIAELGGFDIYHHSLRNLRWGLADESLMPFPNPL, encoded by the coding sequence ATGTCCCTCGTCACCATCATCGACATCGGCAGCAACTCCATCAAAAATCTCGTCGCCAGCCGCGAGCGTCCCGGCGCGCCGGTCGCCGCGCTCAAGATGCGCACCATCGAGGCCCGCATCAGCGCCGGCATCAGCCAGGCCGCGCCCTCGCTCACCGAGGAAGGCATGGCCCGCGGGCTTGAGGCCGTCCAAAACCTCCTCGCCGACTCCGTCGGGCTCCCGCCGCATCCCGTCGTGCTCGTTGCGACCAGCGCCGTCCGCGACGCCGCCAACGGCGATGAATTCCGCCGCCGCGTCCGCGAGGCCACCGGCCACACCGTGCGCCTCCTCAGCGGCCAGGAGGAGGCCGCGCTGATCGGACGCGGCCTCCTTTCCGATCCCGTCCTTTCCGGCCTGCGCGACTTTCACGTCTTCGACCTCGGCGGCGGCAGCCTCGAATGCCTTGCGTTTGCCGGCCGTGAAATCCGCCATGCCGCGAGCCTCCAGCTCGGCTGCGTGCGCCTTACCGAACGCTGCATCCCCGATCCCGCGGCGCCCATTCTCCGCGACGCGCTCATTCGCGTGGCCGGGATCACCCGCGAGGTTTTTGCCAAAAGCGGTTTTCCCGCCGCGCTTCCCGACGGCGCCACCGCCGTCGGCACCGGAGGCACGCTCACCACCGCCCGCGCCATCCTCGGCGCCCTCGAAAACAAGGCGCTGCCCGACACTTCGCCCCGCCTTCCGGTCGAAAGACTCCGCGCATTGCTGCTCGATCTGGCTTCACAAACCCTCGCGGAGCGCCGCCGCGTTCCCGCGATGCCGCCCGGTCGCGCCGATGTTTTCCCGGCCGCGTTGATGACCCTTGTCACCATCGCCGAACTGGGCGGCTTCGACATCTATCACCATTCCTTGCGCAACCTCCGCTGGGGACTCGCCGATGAAAGTTTAATGCCGTTTCCTAACCCTTTATAG
- the ppdK gene encoding pyruvate, phosphate dikinase, with protein MAKSKSAKSSKPAGKASKPAAKKSSAGKAVKYVYTWGAGKADGNGGMKPLLGGKGANLAEMTRIGLPVPPGFTVTTEVCTYYYANKKSYPSSLQAQMEAGIKNMERIMGTKFGDAEGFPLLVAVRSGARDSMPGMMDTILNLGLNDQTVLSLEKATRNPRFAWDCYRRFIQMYGDVVLGVQKREGEDHEPFESLIHAYKHEVYQTDIEDSKLTADDQQELVKRFKDLVKERTGKVFPNDPWDQLRGAAGAVFGSWMNDRAIVYRRKYNIPTEWGTAVNVQAMVFGNTGDTSGSGVAFTRNPANGTNEFYGEFLINAQGEDVVAGVRTPEPVANLKDEMPKSYAELLRVRSILEKHFRDVQDIEFTIQEGKLFMLQTRNGKRTAAAALKFSMDMVREKLIDWKTAILRNPADQLDQLLAPIFDPAEVKKAKPIATGLPAGPGAATGRIYFNADRAVAAAAKGEKVLLARIETSPEDLRGMIAAEGIITARGGVSSHAALVARQMGKVCVCGAAAVQIDYDKKIAAIDGQTFAEGDYLSIDGTNGTIYAGQIKTAPSEIIAGLLHDDKAAQKTEKFKHYAQLMAWCAKATKLQVRTNADTPDQAANAIAFGATGIGLTRTEHMFFEGDRIDSMREMILADTVAAREAALAKLLPYQRADFLGIFKALKGFPATIRFIDPPLHEFLPHTKEQQMDLARKLEIPVERIMARVNELHEFNPMLGFRGCRLGIKYPEITRMQARAVFEAAAEAQKAGVKARPEIMIPLVGFKKELDLQVAIVNETAKAVQTEQKVRLTYKVGTMIEVPRGALTAGEIAQTAEFFSFGTNDLTQTVLGMSRDDAGSFLGAYQEAEIVKKNPFASIDQTGVGALMRVAIENGRATRPDIKLGICGEHGGDPDSVKFCHKLGLAYVSCSPYRVPVARLAAAQAAVEEAAVAAKKPAAKAKAGKPAKKK; from the coding sequence ATGGCTAAATCGAAATCTGCAAAATCCTCCAAACCGGCGGGCAAGGCTTCCAAACCTGCCGCCAAGAAATCTTCCGCCGGCAAGGCGGTCAAATACGTTTACACGTGGGGCGCAGGCAAGGCCGATGGCAACGGCGGCATGAAACCCCTCCTCGGCGGCAAAGGCGCCAACCTCGCCGAGATGACCCGCATCGGGCTCCCCGTGCCCCCCGGCTTCACCGTCACCACCGAGGTCTGCACTTATTACTACGCCAACAAAAAGAGCTACCCGTCCTCGTTGCAGGCGCAAATGGAGGCCGGCATCAAGAACATGGAGCGCATCATGGGCACCAAGTTCGGCGACGCCGAGGGTTTCCCGCTGCTCGTGGCCGTCCGCTCCGGCGCGCGCGACTCGATGCCCGGCATGATGGACACCATCCTCAACCTCGGTCTCAACGACCAGACCGTCCTCTCGCTCGAAAAAGCCACCAGGAACCCCCGCTTCGCCTGGGACTGCTACCGCCGCTTCATCCAGATGTATGGCGATGTCGTGCTCGGCGTGCAGAAGCGCGAGGGCGAGGACCACGAGCCGTTCGAGAGCCTCATCCACGCCTACAAGCACGAGGTCTATCAAACCGACATTGAGGACTCCAAGCTCACCGCCGACGACCAGCAGGAACTCGTCAAACGCTTCAAGGACCTCGTCAAGGAGCGCACCGGCAAAGTCTTCCCGAACGACCCGTGGGACCAGCTCCGCGGCGCGGCCGGCGCCGTGTTCGGCTCGTGGATGAATGACCGCGCCATCGTTTACCGCCGCAAATACAACATCCCCACCGAATGGGGCACCGCCGTCAACGTGCAGGCCATGGTCTTCGGCAACACCGGCGACACCTCCGGCTCCGGCGTCGCCTTCACCCGCAACCCCGCCAACGGCACCAACGAATTCTACGGCGAGTTCCTCATCAACGCCCAGGGCGAGGACGTCGTCGCCGGCGTGCGCACGCCCGAGCCCGTCGCCAACCTCAAGGACGAGATGCCCAAGTCCTACGCCGAGCTCCTCCGCGTCCGCTCCATCCTGGAAAAGCATTTCCGCGACGTGCAGGACATCGAGTTCACCATCCAGGAAGGCAAGCTGTTCATGCTCCAGACGCGCAACGGCAAGCGCACCGCCGCCGCGGCGCTCAAGTTCTCCATGGACATGGTGCGCGAGAAACTCATCGACTGGAAAACCGCCATCCTCCGCAACCCCGCCGACCAGCTCGACCAGCTCCTCGCCCCCATTTTCGACCCCGCCGAGGTGAAGAAGGCGAAGCCCATCGCCACCGGCCTCCCCGCCGGCCCCGGCGCCGCCACCGGCAGGATCTACTTCAACGCCGACCGCGCCGTCGCCGCCGCCGCGAAAGGCGAGAAGGTGCTTCTGGCCCGCATCGAAACCTCTCCCGAGGACTTGCGCGGCATGATCGCCGCCGAAGGCATCATCACCGCGCGCGGAGGCGTCTCCTCCCACGCCGCGCTCGTCGCCCGCCAGATGGGCAAGGTCTGCGTCTGCGGCGCCGCCGCCGTGCAGATCGATTACGACAAAAAGATCGCGGCCATCGACGGCCAGACCTTCGCCGAGGGCGACTACCTCTCCATCGACGGCACCAACGGCACCATTTACGCGGGCCAGATCAAGACCGCCCCCTCGGAAATCATCGCCGGCCTCCTGCACGACGACAAGGCCGCGCAGAAGACCGAGAAATTCAAACACTACGCCCAGCTCATGGCGTGGTGCGCGAAGGCCACGAAACTCCAGGTGCGCACCAATGCCGACACGCCCGACCAGGCCGCCAACGCCATCGCGTTCGGCGCCACCGGCATCGGCCTCACCCGCACCGAGCACATGTTCTTCGAGGGCGACCGCATCGACTCCATGCGCGAGATGATCCTCGCCGACACCGTCGCGGCCCGCGAGGCCGCGCTGGCCAAGCTGCTGCCCTACCAGCGCGCCGACTTCCTCGGAATCTTCAAGGCGCTCAAGGGCTTCCCCGCCACCATCCGCTTCATCGACCCGCCGCTGCACGAATTCCTCCCGCACACAAAGGAGCAGCAGATGGACCTCGCGCGCAAACTCGAGATTCCCGTCGAGCGCATCATGGCCCGCGTCAACGAACTCCACGAGTTCAACCCGATGCTCGGTTTCCGCGGCTGCCGCCTCGGCATCAAGTATCCCGAGATCACGCGCATGCAGGCCCGCGCCGTGTTCGAGGCCGCCGCCGAGGCCCAGAAGGCCGGCGTCAAGGCCCGCCCGGAAATCATGATCCCGCTCGTCGGCTTCAAGAAGGAACTCGATCTCCAGGTCGCCATCGTCAACGAGACCGCCAAGGCCGTGCAGACGGAGCAGAAAGTCCGCCTCACCTACAAGGTCGGCACCATGATCGAAGTGCCCCGCGGCGCGCTCACCGCCGGTGAAATCGCGCAGACCGCGGAGTTCTTCAGCTTCGGCACCAACGACCTCACGCAGACCGTGCTCGGCATGAGCCGCGACGACGCCGGCAGCTTCCTCGGCGCCTACCAGGAGGCGGAGATCGTGAAGAAAAACCCGTTTGCCTCCATCGACCAGACCGGCGTCGGCGCGCTGATGCGGGTCGCCATCGAGAATGGCCGCGCCACGCGCCCCGACATCAAGCTCGGCATCTGCGGCGAGCATGGCGGCGACCCCGACTCGGTGAAATTCTGCCACAAGCTCGGCCTCGCCTACGTGAGCTGCTCGCCCTATCGCGTCCCCGTCGCCCGCCTCGCCGCCGCGCAAGCCGCGGTGGAAGAAGCCGCGGTTGCCGCGAAAAAGCCCGCTGCAAAAGCGAAGGCCGGCAAGCCCGCGAAGAAAAAATAA
- a CDS encoding GAF domain-containing protein: protein MQSHPPQPPAPHSQNNRDQDTAGIVPPLDPELNDDLRALRTLHRLATIARDETAPHRDTLNALLVEIISALDASAGAISLLNPDSGQLEIEAHVEHPGDAHDISLRLGQGLAGWVALHASARLIPDVADEPRHIRIRPASRCVMAAPMEDNGQVIGVIKIDHDKPAAFSERDLRLLVHYTREATVCVTRLWQLRQLREKSRQLETLITIGQTLVAKLEEQELFDTVTRDTREIIPGLPGCAFYLHDPGRRAVRLVSFNPPTLDAPARDADLPLNSCLVASAIHTRRQVEFTDIRGPDFLDLLDLPRNPAPRSLLAEPLVFENEILGVLAVFTDHVHRFNNDEKRLLTAIASLAAVALQNARLYSRVFQSEDLLRKNEQLTTLGLLAAEIAHEIRNPLTVLKLLHGALGLDFPDDDPRRTDLRVIGEKLDQLEAIVTRVLHFAKAPASLHSRWPLADIIDDTIVLIRLKLAQAKIQLRYEPPPRSLIVNVHKGQIQQVLLNVLLNAMQAMPDGGRITLAHHLSGEAAGAAHPRMAHIDITDTGGGIPENVRDHLFTSFLSGRPDGTGLGLSIARRILASHHGDITLESSSAAGTTLRITLPVA from the coding sequence GTGCAATCCCATCCGCCGCAGCCGCCAGCTCCGCACAGCCAAAACAACCGCGACCAAGACACCGCGGGCATCGTCCCGCCGCTCGACCCGGAGCTCAACGACGACCTTCGCGCCCTCCGCACGCTGCACCGCCTCGCCACCATCGCGCGCGATGAAACCGCGCCCCACCGCGACACGCTCAACGCGCTGCTCGTCGAAATCATCTCCGCGCTCGACGCCTCCGCCGGCGCCATCTCGCTGCTCAATCCCGACTCCGGCCAGCTCGAGATCGAGGCGCACGTAGAGCATCCCGGCGACGCCCACGACATTTCCCTGCGCCTCGGCCAGGGCCTCGCCGGCTGGGTCGCGCTCCATGCCAGCGCGCGCCTCATCCCCGATGTCGCCGACGAGCCGCGCCACATCCGGATCCGCCCCGCGTCACGCTGCGTCATGGCCGCGCCCATGGAGGACAACGGCCAGGTGATCGGCGTGATCAAGATCGACCACGACAAGCCCGCCGCCTTCAGCGAACGCGACCTGCGGCTCCTCGTCCACTACACCCGCGAGGCCACGGTCTGCGTCACGCGTCTCTGGCAGCTTCGCCAGCTCCGGGAAAAATCCCGCCAGCTCGAAACCCTCATCACCATCGGCCAGACCCTGGTCGCCAAACTCGAGGAACAGGAGCTTTTCGACACCGTCACCCGCGACACCCGCGAGATCATTCCCGGGCTCCCCGGTTGCGCGTTCTACCTGCACGATCCCGGGCGCCGCGCCGTCCGCCTCGTCTCGTTCAATCCGCCCACGCTCGACGCCCCCGCGCGCGACGCCGACCTTCCGCTCAACTCCTGCCTCGTCGCCTCCGCCATTCACACGCGCCGACAGGTCGAGTTCACCGACATCCGCGGGCCCGACTTTCTCGACCTCCTCGACCTCCCGCGCAATCCCGCGCCGCGCTCGCTGCTGGCCGAGCCGCTTGTATTCGAAAACGAAATACTCGGCGTGCTCGCCGTCTTCACCGACCACGTGCACCGCTTCAACAACGACGAGAAGCGCCTGCTCACCGCCATCGCCAGCCTCGCCGCCGTCGCCCTGCAAAACGCGCGCCTCTACTCCCGCGTTTTCCAGAGCGAGGACCTCCTGCGCAAAAACGAACAGCTCACCACCCTCGGCCTCCTCGCCGCCGAGATCGCCCACGAGATCCGCAATCCGCTCACCGTCCTTAAACTCCTCCACGGCGCGCTCGGCCTCGACTTTCCCGACGACGACCCGCGCCGCACCGACCTCCGCGTCATCGGCGAGAAACTCGACCAGCTCGAGGCCATCGTCACCCGCGTGCTGCATTTCGCGAAAGCGCCGGCCAGCCTCCACTCGCGCTGGCCGCTCGCCGACATCATCGACGACACCATCGTGCTCATCCGCCTGAAGCTCGCCCAGGCCAAGATCCAGCTCCGCTACGAACCGCCGCCGCGCTCCCTCATCGTCAACGTCCACAAGGGCCAGATCCAGCAGGTCCTCCTCAACGTCCTCCTCAACGCCATGCAGGCCATGCCCGACGGCGGACGCATCACGCTCGCGCATCACCTCTCGGGGGAGGCGGCCGGCGCGGCGCACCCGCGCATGGCGCACATCGACATCACCGACACCGGCGGCGGCATCCCGGAAAACGTGCGCGATCACCTCTTTACCTCATTCCTGTCCGGGCGTCCCGACGGCACGGGCCTCGGCCTCTCCATCGCCCGCCGCATCCTCGCCAGCCACCACGGCGACATCACGCTCGAAAGCAGCTCCGCCGCCGGCACCACGCTTCGCATCACGCTGCCAGTGGCGTGA
- the trpB gene encoding tryptophan synthase subunit beta: MNTKSSLPLHRQVPDERGFFGKFGGSFIPPELQEQMDEIARAYQRICRSHDFIRELRSIRKHFQGRPTPVYYCNNLSNKIDGARIYLKREDLNHSGAHKLNHCMGEALLAKYLGKKKLIAETGAGQHGVALATAGAYFGIPVEIHMGEVDIAKEHPNVVRMRILGATVVPVSFGARTLKEAVDSAFQAYLKDPVNSIYCIGSVVGPHPFPLMVREFQRVVGIEAREQFIEMTGELPDNVVACVGGGSNAMGIFSGFLDDPVELHGVEPLGRGSKPGDHAASLSHGSEGVMHGFNSIMLKDDKGEPSAVYSVASGLDYPSVGPEHAYLNSIGRTTVGTATDEEAIHAFFQLSRLEGIIPALESAHAVAYALKLAKQRPSQDILVNLSGRGDKDIDFVMEKYGHYADMEY, translated from the coding sequence ATGAACACAAAATCCTCGCTTCCCCTTCATCGCCAAGTCCCCGACGAACGCGGCTTTTTCGGCAAATTCGGCGGCTCCTTCATCCCGCCGGAGCTCCAGGAACAGATGGACGAGATCGCCCGCGCCTACCAGCGCATCTGCCGCAGCCACGATTTCATCCGCGAATTGCGCAGCATCCGGAAGCACTTCCAGGGCCGCCCCACGCCGGTCTATTATTGCAACAACCTCAGCAACAAAATCGACGGCGCGCGCATTTACCTGAAGCGCGAGGACCTGAACCACTCCGGCGCGCACAAGCTCAACCACTGCATGGGCGAGGCGCTGCTCGCGAAATACCTCGGCAAGAAAAAACTCATCGCCGAGACCGGGGCGGGCCAGCACGGCGTGGCGCTCGCCACCGCCGGCGCGTATTTCGGCATCCCGGTCGAGATCCACATGGGCGAGGTGGACATCGCGAAGGAGCATCCGAATGTAGTGAGAATGCGGATACTCGGCGCGACGGTCGTGCCGGTGTCGTTCGGCGCGCGCACGCTCAAGGAGGCGGTCGATTCCGCGTTCCAGGCCTACCTGAAGGACCCGGTCAACAGCATCTATTGCATCGGCTCGGTGGTCGGCCCGCATCCGTTTCCGCTCATGGTGCGCGAATTCCAGCGCGTGGTCGGCATCGAGGCGCGCGAGCAGTTCATCGAGATGACCGGCGAACTGCCCGACAACGTCGTCGCGTGCGTCGGCGGCGGCTCGAACGCCATGGGCATCTTCTCCGGCTTCCTCGACGATCCGGTCGAGCTGCACGGCGTCGAGCCGCTCGGGCGCGGCTCCAAGCCCGGCGACCATGCCGCGTCGCTCAGCCACGGCAGCGAGGGCGTGATGCACGGGTTCAACTCGATCATGCTCAAGGACGACAAGGGCGAGCCGTCGGCGGTTTATTCGGTGGCGAGCGGCCTCGATTATCCGTCAGTCGGGCCGGAGCACGCCTACCTGAACAGCATCGGGCGCACGACCGTCGGCACCGCAACGGACGAGGAGGCGATCCACGCGTTCTTCCAGCTTTCGCGGCTCGAGGGCATCATTCCCGCGCTGGAAAGCGCGCATGCCGTCGCCTATGCCCTCAAGCTCGCGAAGCAGCGCCCGTCGCAAGACATCCTCGTGAACCTGAGCGGACGCGGCGACAAGGACATCGACTTCGTGATGGAAAAATACGGCCACTACGCCGACATGGAATACTGA
- a CDS encoding LamG domain-containing protein, translating into MMWKIDSLESIGGLPVEVTGSPSAVETPSGRAVRFDGTGDGLMLPAAPIAGWEKFTVEIIFKPDGDGPREQRFLHMEKDGGGPRMLVELRMDAEGAWCLDSYLMKDQKNRLALIDTAKRHPGGRWHHTATVYDGSTLRHYVDGELQGAGKVDFGTLPVPGRTSIGVRQNKISWFKGLIREIRFHPTVRTPAEIAADAKSVGSYGTEKTKEGKECR; encoded by the coding sequence ATGATGTGGAAAATCGACAGCCTGGAATCGATCGGCGGACTGCCCGTCGAGGTGACCGGCTCCCCTTCCGCCGTGGAAACACCGTCGGGCCGCGCCGTGCGCTTCGATGGAACCGGGGACGGATTGATGCTCCCGGCTGCTCCCATCGCGGGCTGGGAAAAATTCACCGTGGAGATCATTTTCAAGCCCGACGGCGACGGCCCGCGCGAACAGCGTTTCCTTCACATGGAAAAAGACGGGGGCGGCCCTCGCATGCTGGTTGAATTGCGCATGGATGCGGAAGGCGCGTGGTGCCTCGATTCCTATCTGATGAAGGACCAGAAAAACCGCCTCGCCCTGATCGACACTGCCAAACGCCATCCCGGCGGACGCTGGCATCACACCGCCACGGTTTATGACGGAAGCACGCTGAGGCACTACGTGGACGGCGAACTGCAAGGCGCGGGCAAAGTCGATTTCGGCACGCTCCCCGTGCCGGGCCGGACTTCAATCGGGGTGCGGCAAAACAAAATTTCATGGTTCAAGGGCCTGATTCGGGAAATCCGTTTCCATCCGACGGTCCGCACTCCGGCTGAAATCGCCGCCGACGCAAAATCGGTTGGTTCTTATGGCACAGAGAAAACTAAAGAGGGCAAAGAATGCCGTTAA
- the meaB gene encoding methylmalonyl Co-A mutase-associated GTPase MeaB, with amino-acid sequence MTPEEEKAHHAETSQPAGDRPEWVPENAGTAFATWVVEGVNRAGTFGAPSAPPRRRQLTIDDYAAGIQARDTTILARAITLIESNAAAHQDLAQQLLARVLPETGRSMRVGITGIPGAGKSTIIEALGCALCEEGHRVAVLAVDPSSTVTGGSILGDKVRMEKLSRQPGAFIRPSPSGGSLGGVARKSREAILLCEAAGYDIVIVETVGVGQNEVTVRSMVDCFLLLSIAGAGDEVQGIKKGVMELADIIVVNKADGDNRLRALGARAELERVLHYLKPATEGWTTPALTASARTGEGVTEFWDKVREFFDVCRKGGMLEERRREQAIAWMHALIREALQAEFYQNAAVRAAVAEIEQAVAAGVKPSLAAAKELLAAAKPPPPAAV; translated from the coding sequence ATGACACCCGAGGAAGAAAAAGCTCATCACGCCGAAACCAGCCAGCCAGCCGGGGACCGCCCGGAGTGGGTCCCGGAAAATGCCGGGACTGCGTTTGCCACGTGGGTCGTCGAGGGCGTGAACCGCGCGGGCACGTTTGGCGCGCCGTCCGCGCCGCCGCGCCGCCGGCAGTTGACCATCGACGATTACGCGGCCGGCATCCAAGCGCGCGACACCACCATCCTCGCGCGCGCCATCACGCTCATCGAGAGCAACGCCGCCGCGCACCAGGACCTCGCGCAGCAGCTTCTCGCGCGCGTGCTGCCGGAAACCGGCCGCTCGATGCGCGTGGGCATCACGGGCATCCCGGGCGCGGGCAAGAGCACGATCATCGAGGCGCTCGGGTGCGCGCTTTGCGAGGAAGGGCACCGGGTGGCGGTGCTCGCCGTGGACCCGTCGAGCACCGTGACGGGCGGCAGCATCCTGGGCGACAAGGTGCGCATGGAAAAACTCTCGCGGCAGCCGGGCGCGTTCATCCGCCCGTCGCCGTCGGGCGGCTCGCTCGGCGGCGTGGCGCGCAAGAGCCGCGAGGCCATTTTGCTTTGCGAGGCGGCGGGCTACGACATCGTCATCGTCGAGACCGTCGGCGTCGGCCAGAACGAGGTCACGGTGCGCTCGATGGTGGATTGCTTTCTGCTGCTCTCCATCGCCGGCGCGGGCGACGAGGTGCAGGGCATCAAGAAGGGCGTGATGGAGCTGGCCGACATCATCGTCGTCAACAAGGCCGACGGCGACAACCGTCTCCGCGCGCTGGGAGCCCGCGCCGAGCTGGAGCGCGTGCTGCATTACCTGAAACCGGCCACCGAGGGCTGGACGACGCCCGCGCTGACGGCCTCGGCCCGCACGGGCGAGGGCGTGACGGAATTCTGGGACAAGGTGCGCGAGTTTTTCGACGTGTGCCGCAAGGGCGGCATGCTGGAGGAACGCCGCCGGGAGCAGGCCATCGCGTGGATGCATGCGCTGATTCGCGAGGCGTTGCAGGCGGAGTTTTATCAGAACGCCGCGGTCAGGGCGGCGGTGGCCGAGATCGAGCAGGCGGTGGCGGCGGGCGTGAAACCGTCGCTCGCGGCGGCGAAGGAGTTGCTGGCGGCGGCGAAGCCGCCGCCGCCAGCAGCAGTTTAA